The DNA segment TAAAAAAATATCTTTCAATCAGGGACCTGGAAAAACTTGTTCCTCATTATTTAAAGAGCTATACTGGTAAGGCTATACTGGCAGATCCTGAAATAGCACTTGATATTGATAAGCCGATACATCTTGAAGCAATTATGAGAAGGCAAAATGGATAGTATATTTATATTCATATCTTGCTCTTAACATTATACATATACCCACCGGATTTACCTACAATAAGATAAGAAGTAATGAAAGCTTTACGATCGTATTCCAGTGCAATGTCACGAATCTTAGGAAATAAATTTCTTGAAGTGATGATTCTTAAAACTTGTATTTCTCCCTGTAGGCCATATCCCAGGTTACGGGTCACTCCGAATCCCTCTTCTCTTAGGCGTTGTTCAATCTCCGGCCAATGGTCTTTGGATATAACCCCGATTGATATTATATCATGTGAGAATTTTTCAGTGATGCTGATACCTACAATATTGCCGGCCGCAAAACCTGCGCAATAAGCAAGCACATTCATCCAATTACCAATATCCTGAATAACTTTAGATACAACAAGAATAAAAATTAGAATCTCAACAAAGCCAATTATTCCTGCAGCAATTTTTTTCCTATTGACAATCATTTGCACACGAAAAGTACCTAGAGAAACATCAACTACTCTGGACAAAAATATAAACAAAGCCCAGATAATTGGATTTAAATTTTGAATATCATTAATAATGTCAATCATTTATAATTCCTCTTTCTTGCTAACAATAATTATATTCAATAAAGTTAAAATTACAATTCTGGCAGTACTATAAGCTAAAATTACTGAAAATGCAATAGATAAATTTTCTTTCCAGAAAGAAAGAAATAGTCTTTGCAAAATAGACAACTTGTTTGGTAAAATGTTTTATTAAGTTATAATCATAATAACAGGACTAATAGAAGAAAGGAACAAAATAATGGATGCAGAAATAATCAGTATAGGTGATGAAATTCTTTGTGGCAATATTGTTGATACTAATGCCAATTATATTATAAAAAAATTAGAAGAAATTAACCTTTATGTACGACATGTTTCAGCTGTAGGAGATGATGAAAAAGAATTAATAGATTTACTCAAAGTTGCATATGAGCGCTCTCGGGTAATCATTACTACCGGAGGCCTGGGGCCTACAGAAGATGATATTACCTTCCAATCCATTGCCAGAGCATTTAATCTTAACCTGGTTAAGTATCCGGAAGCCGAGGCACATATGATTAAAATACTAAACAGAATAAATATTGATATTTCACAAAGTAACCTTAAACAGACTTTTCTTCCCGAAGGTTCAAATTGCATAATTAACAGTTATGGAACCGCGCCTGCTATTATTTTGGAAAAAGATAACCGCATTATAATTGCCTTACCGGGGGTTCCTCTGGAAATGAAACATTTAATGAAAGATAAAATAATTCCTTTTCTGCAAAAAAGATTTCCGGATATTCAAAAGAAACAATCCAGGATTATCAGGATTAGTGGTTTGGGGGAATCAACTGTAAATGATAAAATTAAGGATTTTATATATAAAAATAAACATTTAAACACAGGCATTTATGCAAGCCCCGAAGATATCCAAATCCAGTTAAATGCTGTTGGAAAAACCTCTCAAGAGGCTACAACCATATTAGATGAAGCCACTGAACAATTAAAAGACATATTAGGAGACTATATCTTTGGATTTAACCAGCAATCACTGGAAGAAATTATCGGTATTATGCTCAAAAAACAAGGTCTTTCTTTAGCAGTAGCAGAATCATGTACCGGTGGAATGTTAGGTGAAACAATTACTTCAGTTCCCGGCAGTTCCGATTATTTTAAAGGCGGCATTATTAGCTATGATGGTGAAATTAAAGAAAAGCTACTTGGAGTACCTCATGAAACTATAATAAAATATGGACAAGTAAGTGAAGAAGTAGCAAGGGCTATGGCAGAGGGTGTCCGGGAAAAATGTTTCAGTGACATTGGAATAGGTATTACGGGAATAGCAGGACCGGATGGTGGAAGTAAAGACAAGCCTGTGGGTTTAGTCTATATTGCTCTGTCGGACATAAGACAAATAGTTGTTCAAAAACATCATCTTCGAAAAGATCGTCATACTATTAGATTACGTTCTGTTCGCAAGGCATTAAACATGTTAAGGATGCATCTTATCAACAACCAGACCATTAAATCATAATATTATTAGTTTGTGATTTCTTGAGTTATATTCTAAAATATTATCAAAAATAATATTATTTATTATACTCATTAGAAGGATTTTGTATAATAATACTAACTTTC comes from the Atribacterota bacterium genome and includes:
- a CDS encoding DUF5698 domain-containing protein codes for the protein MIDIINDIQNLNPIIWALFIFLSRVVDVSLGTFRVQMIVNRKKIAAGIIGFVEILIFILVVSKVIQDIGNWMNVLAYCAGFAAGNIVGISITEKFSHDIISIGVISKDHWPEIEQRLREEGFGVTRNLGYGLQGEIQVLRIITSRNLFPKIRDIALEYDRKAFITSYLIVGKSGGYMYNVKSKI
- a CDS encoding competence/damage-inducible protein A, which codes for MDAEIISIGDEILCGNIVDTNANYIIKKLEEINLYVRHVSAVGDDEKELIDLLKVAYERSRVIITTGGLGPTEDDITFQSIARAFNLNLVKYPEAEAHMIKILNRINIDISQSNLKQTFLPEGSNCIINSYGTAPAIILEKDNRIIIALPGVPLEMKHLMKDKIIPFLQKRFPDIQKKQSRIIRISGLGESTVNDKIKDFIYKNKHLNTGIYASPEDIQIQLNAVGKTSQEATTILDEATEQLKDILGDYIFGFNQQSLEEIIGIMLKKQGLSLAVAESCTGGMLGETITSVPGSSDYFKGGIISYDGEIKEKLLGVPHETIIKYGQVSEEVARAMAEGVREKCFSDIGIGITGIAGPDGGSKDKPVGLVYIALSDIRQIVVQKHHLRKDRHTIRLRSVRKALNMLRMHLINNQTIKS